A genomic segment from Cumulibacter soli encodes:
- a CDS encoding GlxA family transcriptional regulator has translation MRIGLIAIDGCFGSAVASIIDIVRVADGARGDVDPRIDPIELAILGPKRRVTTTTSMTLSVDHPLSESAEFDVVVVPALGTLTAAATNDALQSRDARSIIASLGRLDDATTRIAAACTGVFAVAETGRMHHRRATTSWFLGPEFLKRYPTVALDLDTMVVVDGNLVTAGAAFAHIDLALSLVRSISPDLAQHVAKLLIIDERPSQAAFVAYEHLRHEDPIVVEFERFVRARLDEPFNVAFVAQSLGTSRRTLERRVRAALNLTPLGFVQRLRIERARHLSATTDLTSAEIALRVGYANAETLRSLLRRERRRS, from the coding sequence ATGCGTATCGGACTGATCGCGATCGACGGCTGCTTCGGTTCGGCTGTCGCGTCGATCATCGACATCGTGCGGGTGGCCGACGGAGCCCGCGGCGATGTCGACCCGCGGATCGACCCGATCGAACTCGCCATCCTCGGACCGAAACGGAGAGTGACCACGACGACATCGATGACCCTGTCGGTGGACCACCCGCTGTCGGAGTCCGCAGAGTTCGACGTGGTCGTCGTCCCTGCGCTTGGAACCCTCACGGCCGCCGCTACCAACGACGCCCTCCAGAGCCGAGATGCTCGTTCGATCATCGCCTCGCTCGGGCGCCTCGACGACGCGACCACCCGGATCGCCGCGGCGTGCACCGGCGTGTTCGCTGTCGCCGAGACCGGACGGATGCACCATCGGCGGGCGACGACCAGCTGGTTCCTGGGGCCGGAGTTCCTGAAGCGCTATCCGACCGTCGCCCTCGATCTCGACACCATGGTCGTGGTCGACGGGAACCTCGTCACCGCCGGCGCCGCGTTCGCCCACATCGACCTCGCGCTCTCACTCGTGCGATCGATCAGCCCCGACCTGGCCCAACATGTCGCCAAGCTCCTCATCATCGACGAGCGTCCGTCGCAGGCGGCCTTCGTCGCCTATGAACATCTCCGGCACGAGGACCCGATCGTCGTCGAGTTCGAACGCTTCGTGCGCGCCCGCCTGGACGAACCGTTCAACGTCGCCTTCGTCGCGCAGTCGCTCGGCACCAGCCGGCGCACCCTCGAACGACGAGTCCGTGCGGCGCTCAACCTCACTCCGCTCGGCTTCGTCCAACGGCTTCGCATCGAACGAGCTCGGCACCTCTCAGCAACCACGGACCTCACCTCCGCCGAGATCGCGCTACGGGTCGGCTACGCGAACGCCGAGACTCTGCGCTCCCTCCTGCGTAGGGAGCGACGCCGTTCCTGA
- a CDS encoding PepSY-associated TM helix domain-containing protein, producing MGRWCDLTEGRVPLTEARSARTSPGSGLRALIRRIHFYAGMFIGPFIFIAALTGAAYAMSPSLEKVVYSDILAVDTVDNPVPLEEQINNAQAVHPDKPIAQVWPATEAEDPTRVLLLDESLEDGQLRSVFVDPASGQVIGDETSYSGLGELPVRKFISETHRDLHLGEPGLLYTELAASWMWFVALGGLVIWLGRARRVRRMFVGLRARRDDGKAGAVERARGTRNRFVNLHGVAGTWLIVVMLGISATGLTWSTYAGENVSTTIDAISETPRAIDTSLTDTVPPSSGSAHADHGASHGAAETKPVSSEEIALQAQTVLDTARSEGLTGELRLYPPSDGEQGWQASERWEEWRLTSDAVSVNGQTGEVIDRLPFSELPLFSKLTSWGIYLHMGIMFGLPLQILLCICGLGIAGLVATGYVMWWKRRPTRHGIAGVPGPNRSLAAGEWGIVAIFLLTVGTFLPLLGISLLVMLIVDQALARRLAESKAAPRAESTAPPPDTIDA from the coding sequence ATGGGCCGATGGTGCGATTTGACCGAAGGACGTGTCCCGTTGACGGAAGCCAGATCTGCACGCACCAGTCCTGGAAGTGGTTTGAGAGCGCTCATTCGTCGGATCCATTTCTATGCGGGAATGTTCATCGGACCGTTCATTTTCATTGCCGCGTTGACTGGCGCGGCATACGCGATGTCGCCCTCCCTTGAGAAGGTTGTCTACTCCGACATACTTGCGGTGGACACCGTTGATAACCCCGTTCCGCTCGAAGAACAGATCAACAACGCCCAGGCCGTGCATCCGGACAAGCCGATCGCACAGGTGTGGCCAGCCACTGAGGCGGAGGATCCAACTCGAGTTCTTCTTCTTGATGAGTCCCTCGAGGATGGTCAGTTGCGCAGCGTCTTTGTCGATCCGGCGTCTGGTCAAGTCATCGGCGACGAGACGAGTTACTCCGGCCTGGGCGAACTTCCGGTTCGGAAGTTCATTTCCGAGACCCACCGCGATCTACACCTTGGCGAACCGGGACTGCTGTACACCGAACTAGCGGCCTCGTGGATGTGGTTCGTTGCTCTCGGCGGTCTGGTTATTTGGCTCGGCCGCGCCCGCCGGGTGCGCCGAATGTTCGTCGGCCTACGCGCTCGCCGCGACGACGGGAAGGCTGGCGCAGTTGAGAGGGCCCGTGGCACCCGCAATCGTTTTGTCAACCTGCACGGTGTCGCTGGTACTTGGCTGATCGTCGTGATGTTGGGTATCTCCGCGACTGGCCTCACTTGGTCAACCTATGCGGGCGAGAACGTTAGCACGACAATCGACGCCATCAGCGAAACGCCGCGCGCGATCGACACGTCACTGACCGATACCGTGCCGCCTTCAAGCGGCAGCGCTCACGCGGACCATGGGGCGTCGCATGGCGCCGCCGAGACGAAGCCGGTCTCCTCGGAAGAGATCGCGTTACAGGCACAGACCGTGCTCGACACGGCGCGCTCGGAAGGACTGACGGGGGAGTTGCGCCTATACCCGCCCTCGGATGGCGAGCAGGGTTGGCAGGCCAGCGAACGTTGGGAGGAATGGCGGCTCACCTCTGACGCCGTCAGCGTTAACGGTCAAACTGGCGAGGTCATCGATCGGTTGCCATTCTCTGAGTTGCCGTTGTTCAGCAAGCTCACGAGTTGGGGAATCTATTTGCATATGGGCATCATGTTCGGCCTGCCGCTGCAGATTCTGCTGTGTATCTGCGGGCTCGGTATCGCCGGGCTTGTCGCGACGGGCTACGTGATGTGGTGGAAACGCCGTCCTACGCGCCACGGAATTGCGGGAGTCCCCGGACCGAACCGCTCGTTGGCTGCGGGGGAATGGGGAATTGTGGCAATATTCCTTCTCACGGTGGGAACTTTCCTACCGCTGTTGGGCATCAGTCTGCTGGTGATGCTCATCGTGGACCAAGCCCTGGCCCGACGGCTGGCCGAGTCCAAGGCCGCCCCTCGTGCTGAGTCGACCGCGCCACCTCCTGACACGATCGATGCCTGA
- a CDS encoding ABC transporter ATP-binding protein — MIRALLSLLAPDVRRLVARYQILAVIGLVLRAAGAVLLVPLIGALFGADPSDTWGWVGVLTLVTITGWIVDSAVARLGFEIGFGLLDTGQRTVADQVAAIRRTWFTAEHTATTRQAIAATGPDLVGLVIYLITPLLGATLLPIAIGAALLFIAWPLGLVALLGVPVLLGAFWAANRLGRNADQAASAANTELTERVVEFARTQQALRAARRVEPARSHAGAALHAQHSAARRLLLMQIPGQIVFAVASQLALIALAATTVVLTTRGDVTVAEAIALIVVIVRYLEPFTVLAELSPGIETTLTTMRRIIEVLRAPLAPTGSHNLTTNGAPRVQLREVQFSYSPDSPPVLSEFDLTFEPGTTTAIVGPSGSGKSTVLALLAGLQHPNDGQVLIDGADAATLSADARRELISVVFQDPYLFDGTISQNVLVGAPDASPDAVAAAGELARLTPVIASLPDGWDSRVGEAGTSLSGGERQRVSIARALLKGAPLLLVDEATSALDNENEAAVAAALSDDPTPRTRVIVAHRLSSIRAADRVVFLEAGRVVEDGTISELLDAGGRFADFWTQQNAASQWRLSSTGSADAKQSPVLHEGESANAVRQS, encoded by the coding sequence ATGATTCGCGCCCTACTGTCACTGCTGGCACCGGACGTACGGCGGCTGGTCGCGCGATATCAGATTCTCGCCGTGATCGGGTTAGTGCTGCGCGCGGCCGGCGCCGTCCTGCTCGTACCGCTCATCGGCGCCCTGTTCGGTGCCGACCCCTCCGATACTTGGGGCTGGGTCGGCGTACTCACCCTGGTCACCATTACCGGTTGGATCGTAGATTCCGCGGTTGCGCGCCTCGGCTTCGAAATCGGCTTTGGATTACTGGACACCGGGCAGCGCACGGTCGCCGATCAGGTCGCGGCAATCCGCCGAACCTGGTTCACCGCAGAACACACCGCCACCACGCGCCAAGCCATCGCAGCGACTGGGCCAGATCTGGTCGGCCTGGTGATCTATCTGATCACGCCACTACTTGGTGCAACGCTATTGCCGATCGCCATCGGTGCCGCACTACTGTTTATCGCCTGGCCACTCGGGTTGGTCGCACTGCTCGGTGTGCCGGTCCTGCTGGGCGCGTTCTGGGCCGCGAACCGGCTCGGCCGCAACGCCGATCAGGCGGCTAGCGCGGCAAACACCGAGTTGACCGAGCGAGTCGTCGAGTTCGCCCGGACTCAGCAAGCACTACGCGCGGCACGGCGGGTCGAACCCGCGCGAAGTCATGCCGGAGCCGCCTTGCACGCACAGCACTCGGCAGCACGACGGCTACTGCTGATGCAGATCCCTGGCCAGATAGTCTTCGCGGTCGCCAGCCAGCTAGCGCTGATCGCGTTGGCCGCTACAACGGTGGTGCTGACGACCCGCGGCGATGTGACTGTCGCCGAAGCGATCGCGCTGATCGTCGTCATCGTGCGCTACCTCGAGCCGTTCACCGTGCTCGCTGAGTTGTCGCCCGGGATCGAGACCACCCTCACGACGATGCGGCGGATCATTGAGGTTCTACGTGCTCCGCTGGCGCCAACCGGCTCTCACAATCTGACCACGAACGGCGCGCCACGGGTCCAGTTACGCGAGGTTCAGTTCAGCTACTCCCCCGATTCCCCGCCGGTGCTCAGCGAGTTCGACCTGACATTCGAGCCCGGAACGACCACCGCGATCGTCGGCCCGTCAGGATCAGGCAAGAGCACCGTGCTCGCGCTGCTCGCGGGACTGCAGCATCCGAACGACGGGCAGGTGCTCATCGATGGAGCGGACGCCGCCACGCTCAGCGCCGACGCTCGCCGCGAACTGATCAGCGTCGTCTTCCAGGACCCGTATCTGTTTGACGGCACGATCAGCCAGAACGTACTGGTCGGAGCCCCCGACGCATCACCGGACGCCGTCGCAGCCGCCGGAGAACTCGCCCGGTTGACGCCGGTGATCGCTAGCCTGCCCGACGGATGGGACAGTCGCGTCGGCGAGGCAGGGACGTCGCTATCTGGGGGCGAACGTCAGCGTGTGTCGATCGCCCGCGCGCTGCTCAAAGGAGCACCGTTGTTGCTGGTCGATGAAGCAACCAGCGCGCTGGACAACGAGAACGAGGCCGCGGTGGCTGCCGCGTTGTCCGACGACCCGACCCCGCGTACGCGGGTGATTGTCGCGCACCGACTCAGCAGCATCCGCGCGGCAGATCGCGTGGTGTTCCTGGAAGCCGGTCGCGTCGTCGAGGACGGCACGATCAGCGAATTACTCGACGCTGGTGGCCGGTTCGCCGATTTCTGGACCCAACAGAATGCGGCTTCTCAGTGGCGGCTATCGAGCACGGGTTCCGCCGACGCCAAGCAGTCTCCTGTCCTTCATGAAGGCGAGAGTGCCAACGCCGTTCGTCAGTCCTAG
- a CDS encoding helix-turn-helix domain-containing protein translates to MSLNRTALKPSDEPPSILTKAFDLLRTFDTNTRVLTLSELSRASGPPKSTAHRAVRSGRPKPAGGVASDTSRSFGWMA, encoded by the coding sequence ATGTCGCTCAACAGAACTGCCTTGAAGCCGTCCGACGAGCCGCCATCGATCTTGACGAAAGCATTCGACCTGCTGCGGACATTCGACACCAACACCCGCGTGCTGACACTGAGCGAACTGTCGAGAGCCTCCGGGCCGCCCAAATCAACCGCGCACCGAGCGGTCAGGTCAGGGCGGCCGAAGCCGGCCGGCGGGGTAGCGTCGGACACGTCGAGGTCTTTCGGATGGATGGCGTAG
- a CDS encoding putative quinol monooxygenase — MSTPASLPYAFVAKIVAADGQHDALADLLAGAVALANEEVGTIVWFAVRTHADTFWIFDAFPDEAARDAHANGAIVAALMANQHLLGAAPEILAADVLASKLP, encoded by the coding sequence ATGTCCACACCCGCATCACTTCCGTATGCCTTCGTCGCCAAGATCGTCGCGGCCGATGGACAGCACGACGCGCTCGCCGATCTGCTCGCCGGCGCTGTCGCGCTCGCCAACGAAGAAGTAGGAACGATTGTCTGGTTCGCGGTCAGGACCCACGCCGACACCTTCTGGATCTTCGATGCATTCCCCGACGAGGCCGCTCGCGACGCCCACGCCAACGGCGCCATCGTCGCAGCCCTGATGGCCAACCAGCACCTCCTCGGCGCAGCACCCGAGATCCTGGCGGCCGACGTCCTCGCGTCCAAGCTCCCGTAG
- a CDS encoding SRPBCC family protein: MSTEATVDRSNPDGPTLLLIRRLPHPVARVWEAITRPEELSQWYPCRIDLEPREGGRITFHFDDEVPEVSRVTEFDPPHALAYEWSGERLRWTVEPDGGGSILRLSNTVIDPDWMPRTAAGWDTCFEDLLALLTGEPVTGHSGADEVKIERYRTRLM, encoded by the coding sequence ATGAGCACCGAAGCCACCGTCGACCGCAGCAATCCCGATGGACCTACGCTGCTGCTGATCCGACGCCTGCCCCATCCCGTCGCGCGAGTATGGGAGGCGATCACCCGGCCTGAGGAATTAAGTCAGTGGTACCCGTGCCGGATTGACCTCGAACCTCGCGAAGGCGGCCGCATCACCTTCCACTTCGACGACGAAGTGCCGGAGGTCTCGCGGGTGACCGAGTTCGATCCGCCGCATGCGCTGGCCTATGAATGGTCAGGGGAGCGGTTGCGGTGGACCGTCGAGCCCGACGGCGGAGGCAGCATTCTCCGCTTGAGCAATACGGTCATCGATCCGGACTGGATGCCGCGCACCGCTGCTGGTTGGGACACCTGCTTCGAGGACCTGCTGGCACTGCTCACAGGCGAACCAGTCACCGGCCACTCCGGTGCCGACGAAGTCAAGATCGAACGTTATCGAACACGCTTGATGTGA
- a CDS encoding sigma factor gives MVTEESDELHAEVLSERRYLVSLVFRMLGTVAEAEDAAQETYIRWYRLSPEERDAIEVPRAWLTRVASRVCLNVLDSARRRRERYVGPWLPEPVPAYAFAVSATAAEDPFEHATLDESVSTALLVVLEAMTPAERVSFVLHDVFAMPFDEIAEIVGRSSAACDNSLPLLGAVYSRTAVVTYRAPNMTMRSRLSLPPRVPATSPVSSPPWTRTLFCAPMAAAS, from the coding sequence ATGGTCACCGAAGAATCTGACGAGCTGCATGCAGAAGTGTTGAGCGAGCGGCGGTATCTGGTCTCTCTGGTGTTCCGAATGCTCGGCACGGTTGCCGAGGCCGAGGACGCGGCGCAAGAGACGTACATTCGCTGGTACCGGCTCAGCCCGGAAGAACGCGACGCGATCGAAGTGCCGCGCGCCTGGCTGACTCGAGTCGCCAGCCGGGTCTGTCTCAATGTTCTCGACTCCGCCCGGCGCAGGCGCGAGCGATACGTTGGCCCATGGCTGCCAGAACCGGTACCGGCGTACGCGTTTGCAGTTTCGGCGACCGCAGCCGAAGACCCATTCGAGCACGCCACGCTCGACGAGTCGGTGAGCACTGCGCTGCTGGTGGTGCTGGAAGCTATGACACCGGCTGAACGAGTCTCCTTCGTGTTGCACGACGTGTTCGCGATGCCCTTCGACGAAATCGCCGAGATCGTGGGGCGCTCCTCTGCGGCGTGCGACAACTCGCTACCTCTGCTCGGCGCCGTGTACAGCAGGACCGCAGTCGTCACGTATCGCGCGCCGAACATGACGATGCGGTCAAGGCTTTCGCTGCCGCCGCGCGTGCCGGCGACATCGCCCGTCTCATCGCCGCCCTGGACCCGAACGTTGTTCTGCGCTCCGATGGCGGCGGCATCGTGA
- a CDS encoding Dyp-type peroxidase — protein MAIATPMADQDPQLGRRGFLGAVLGGTAVVAGGAGFGIGRATSPGASSTSAGPTVAAKTRPFYGPHQGGIATRPPAHCAVAAYDVLSDIDLSRFGAAMGIVTDDLSRITQGAPALGDTAPMLAASPAGLSVTVGLGPGLLKRYGIPAPAGFTALEPFEPIDQLNPAYCDGDLVLVITSDDPLTVSHSLRMLTKDLRSFASIRWVQRGFHDAAPTDTPRNLFGQKDGTVNPAAESDDFDASVWINEGPWAGGTTLVVRRIRMEMDTWDTLDRSAMDEVVGRRLDTGAPLTGEHEHDIADLGATNKFGLPVIREGAHIRLARADTPQQQLLRRPYNYDDSSAESTDMGLIFLSYQANLAAQFIPVQQRLAESDLLNEWTTPVGSAVFAVLPGCAEGQVLGDGVLA, from the coding sequence ATGGCAATAGCAACGCCGATGGCTGATCAGGATCCACAGTTAGGACGGCGCGGTTTCCTTGGCGCGGTGCTGGGTGGAACCGCGGTCGTCGCCGGGGGTGCAGGTTTCGGGATCGGCCGGGCGACAAGTCCCGGCGCGTCCTCGACGAGCGCGGGCCCTACCGTCGCGGCCAAGACGCGACCGTTCTACGGGCCGCACCAAGGCGGGATTGCAACCCGACCGCCGGCACATTGCGCGGTCGCGGCCTACGACGTGCTGAGTGATATCGACCTCTCCCGCTTCGGCGCCGCGATGGGCATCGTGACCGACGACCTTTCGCGCATCACGCAGGGCGCGCCGGCGCTCGGTGACACCGCACCCATGCTCGCCGCAAGTCCGGCGGGATTGAGCGTGACCGTCGGGTTAGGACCCGGGTTACTGAAACGCTATGGCATCCCCGCTCCGGCCGGGTTCACCGCGCTTGAGCCATTCGAGCCGATCGATCAGCTCAACCCGGCGTACTGCGACGGCGACCTGGTCCTGGTGATTACTAGCGACGATCCGCTGACCGTGTCGCACTCATTGCGGATGTTAACGAAGGACCTGAGAAGCTTCGCCAGCATTCGATGGGTTCAGCGCGGCTTCCATGACGCAGCGCCGACCGACACGCCCCGCAACTTGTTCGGACAGAAGGACGGCACGGTGAATCCGGCCGCTGAGTCCGACGACTTCGACGCTTCCGTGTGGATCAACGAAGGGCCGTGGGCCGGCGGAACCACTCTCGTCGTACGCCGAATCCGGATGGAGATGGACACCTGGGACACGTTGGACCGCTCTGCGATGGACGAGGTTGTGGGGCGCCGTCTGGACACCGGTGCACCGCTGACCGGCGAACATGAGCACGACATCGCCGACCTGGGGGCAACGAACAAATTCGGGTTGCCGGTGATTCGCGAAGGTGCCCACATTCGACTCGCACGTGCCGACACCCCACAGCAGCAACTGCTTCGGCGACCGTATAACTACGACGATTCAAGCGCGGAGTCGACCGATATGGGGCTCATTTTTCTGTCATACCAGGCCAACCTGGCAGCGCAGTTCATTCCGGTGCAGCAGCGCTTGGCCGAATCGGACCTGCTGAATGAATGGACGACACCGGTAGGTTCGGCGGTCTTTGCAGTACTGCCCGGGTGCGCCGAGGGCCAGGTCCTGGGCGATGGGGTTCTCGCATGA
- a CDS encoding SDR family oxidoreductase has translation MKVVVAGATGTLGTQVITAARAAGHEPVLISRESGVDLITGSGLADALQGAAAVIDASASTSTATKQSIHFFTTVTRNLLDAERAVGVSHHVAISIIGAAKVNVNYYAGKAAQEAILRAEPGGWSMLRTTQFHEFVTQLISHGRLGPLQGVPKMRSRPIAAAEVAAELVAIACGDPRGIEPDLAGPREETMAELVRRYLAATGQRRPVIELPIPGAWGRGMRDGSLLPKSGTRLGLQTFDEWLAAQTR, from the coding sequence ATGAAGGTCGTCGTCGCCGGTGCAACCGGAACCCTGGGAACACAGGTCATCACGGCGGCGCGCGCCGCGGGCCATGAGCCGGTGCTGATCAGTCGAGAGTCCGGAGTTGACCTCATCACCGGATCCGGCCTCGCGGACGCGCTGCAGGGTGCGGCCGCCGTCATCGACGCGTCCGCATCGACTAGTACTGCGACCAAGCAGTCCATCCACTTCTTCACGACAGTGACTCGTAATTTGCTTGATGCTGAACGCGCCGTGGGCGTTTCCCATCATGTCGCGATCTCCATCATCGGTGCAGCGAAGGTGAACGTGAACTACTACGCGGGCAAGGCAGCCCAGGAGGCGATTCTGCGGGCGGAACCGGGTGGTTGGTCGATGCTGCGTACGACGCAATTCCACGAATTCGTCACGCAACTCATCAGTCACGGCAGACTCGGTCCGTTGCAGGGCGTGCCGAAGATGCGGTCCCGGCCGATCGCAGCCGCCGAGGTCGCCGCCGAACTCGTCGCGATCGCCTGCGGCGATCCCCGCGGGATCGAGCCCGATCTCGCCGGACCACGGGAAGAGACGATGGCCGAGTTGGTACGGCGATATCTCGCCGCCACGGGCCAGCGCCGGCCCGTCATCGAGCTCCCGATACCCGGAGCCTGGGGCCGCGGAATGCGAGACGGCTCCCTCCTACCAAAGTCTGGCACGCGTCTGGGACTTCAAACCTTCGATGAATGGCTCGCCGCGCAGACCCGCTGA
- a CDS encoding copper chaperone PCu(A)C, with product MKSIRIAAVASVFVLLVSGCSAGEEGDSSGSESTTAGTESVDESQAAAITATDGWVKAAAPEEMMTAAFVVLQNDSDADVHVKSASTDMSDETELHEMIEQNGEMVMQEAQGGLTIPAGGSLELEPGGFHIMIMGLSDDVVVGETYAVTLTLDDDSEVTFDVIAKDFAGANEEYDGGHDAGGDHGADHGNSNADG from the coding sequence ATGAAATCTATACGTATTGCTGCAGTCGCGTCCGTATTCGTCTTGCTGGTATCAGGTTGTTCCGCCGGCGAGGAGGGCGACTCGTCAGGATCTGAGTCGACGACAGCCGGTACCGAATCCGTCGATGAGTCACAAGCGGCGGCAATTACTGCGACAGACGGGTGGGTGAAGGCGGCCGCGCCGGAGGAGATGATGACGGCCGCGTTCGTGGTCCTGCAGAACGACTCCGACGCTGACGTGCACGTGAAATCGGCCAGCACGGATATGTCCGATGAGACCGAGTTGCACGAGATGATCGAGCAAAACGGCGAGATGGTAATGCAAGAGGCGCAGGGTGGTCTCACCATTCCGGCCGGCGGATCACTCGAACTCGAGCCTGGCGGCTTCCACATCATGATCATGGGCTTGAGCGACGATGTCGTCGTCGGTGAGACCTACGCCGTCACGCTCACCCTGGACGACGACAGCGAGGTCACCTTCGATGTGATCGCGAAGGACTTTGCTGGCGCGAACGAAGAGTATGACGGCGGCCATGATGCTGGCGGTGACCACGGCGCCGACCATGGCAATAGCAACGCCGATGGCTGA
- a CDS encoding MDR family MFS transporter: MTTETASASARTVRNESIDPVGMRVIWLLLVAAFVAILNETTMAIAIPELNATLGIPPEQGQWLTSAFMLTMAVVIPTTGFLLQRFTTRQVFLAAISAFALGTLICLVAPGFFILLVGRIVQAGGTGIMMPLLMTTIMNVVPARSRGRMMGRVGLVISLAPAIGPTLSGVVLDSLNWRWLFGIILPIALVAMALGAKWMTNLGETTDAPIDYPSIALSALAFGGIVFGLSQFGGEGGSGGSAGALPWMVIAGGAFFLAAFVVRQIALQKKKDALLDLRVFASRNYVLAVVIMAVVALSMFGTLSLLPLFLQDVAELGATQSGLVLLPGSILMGLMGPVMGRIYDARGPRTLLIPGTIMIATALFTYSQVGADTPTWFLIIVQMVLSLGLAGSFTPLFSASLGSLERHLYSHGAAALNTLQQVAGAAGTALLITVYSSFLHAGEADGLSTPAAGEPGANSAFLIAGCIALIPVALAFFIQKPEDQEDDAPLMQH, encoded by the coding sequence TTGACAACGGAAACCGCCAGCGCCAGCGCGCGCACGGTACGGAACGAGTCCATCGACCCCGTCGGCATGCGGGTCATCTGGCTGTTGTTGGTCGCGGCATTCGTCGCGATCCTCAACGAAACCACGATGGCGATCGCCATCCCGGAACTCAACGCCACGCTCGGGATCCCACCGGAGCAAGGCCAGTGGCTGACCAGCGCCTTCATGCTCACTATGGCCGTCGTTATCCCGACGACCGGCTTCCTGCTTCAGCGGTTCACTACGCGGCAGGTCTTCCTGGCGGCCATCTCGGCGTTCGCCCTCGGCACGCTGATCTGCCTTGTTGCGCCCGGATTCTTCATCCTGCTTGTCGGCCGCATAGTCCAAGCTGGCGGCACCGGCATCATGATGCCGCTGCTGATGACCACGATCATGAATGTCGTGCCGGCGCGCTCGCGTGGTCGGATGATGGGCCGCGTTGGGCTCGTGATCAGCCTTGCTCCCGCAATAGGACCCACGCTGTCGGGCGTCGTCCTGGACTCGTTGAACTGGCGTTGGCTGTTCGGCATCATCTTGCCGATCGCGCTGGTGGCGATGGCACTCGGCGCAAAGTGGATGACCAACCTCGGCGAGACCACTGACGCCCCAATCGATTACCCCTCGATCGCCCTGTCGGCGCTCGCCTTCGGTGGCATCGTGTTTGGACTGAGCCAGTTCGGTGGTGAGGGCGGATCTGGCGGCAGCGCCGGTGCGCTCCCATGGATGGTCATCGCGGGCGGCGCGTTCTTCCTCGCGGCATTCGTCGTCCGTCAGATTGCGTTGCAGAAAAAGAAGGACGCGCTGCTGGACCTGCGCGTGTTCGCCTCACGTAACTACGTGCTGGCGGTCGTCATCATGGCGGTCGTTGCGCTGTCGATGTTCGGCACGCTGTCGTTGTTGCCGCTGTTCCTGCAGGACGTCGCCGAACTCGGTGCGACGCAGTCTGGACTGGTGCTGCTGCCAGGGTCGATCCTGATGGGTCTGATGGGGCCAGTCATGGGCCGCATCTACGACGCGCGCGGTCCGCGGACCCTGTTGATTCCGGGCACGATCATGATCGCCACGGCGTTGTTCACCTACTCGCAAGTCGGGGCTGACACGCCGACCTGGTTCCTGATCATCGTTCAGATGGTGCTCTCGCTCGGGCTCGCGGGATCGTTCACGCCGCTGTTCTCGGCATCATTGGGATCGCTGGAACGACACTTGTACTCGCACGGTGCGGCCGCGTTGAACACGCTGCAGCAGGTCGCTGGTGCGGCGGGTACGGCGCTACTGATTACCGTCTACTCCTCGTTCCTGCACGCCGGCGAGGCGGATGGACTTTCGACTCCCGCCGCTGGCGAACCCGGTGCGAACTCGGCATTCTTGATAGCCGGCTGCATTGCGCTGATACCGGTCGCGCTGGCGTTCTTCATCCAGAAGCCCGAAGACCAGGAGGACGACGCACCGCTCATGCAGCACTAG
- a CDS encoding ArsR/SmtB family transcription factor: MVDVFSVIAEPSRRRILDELAERDGMLVGELVDATGLTQSNISKHLRLLREGNFVYEVPEGKARRYRVNPQALEPLEDWLAPYRRKWTGAIDALAGHLDKNPTKEK, translated from the coding sequence ATGGTTGACGTGTTCTCCGTGATCGCCGAACCCTCGCGGCGCCGCATCCTTGACGAGCTGGCCGAACGCGACGGAATGCTCGTAGGCGAACTCGTTGATGCGACCGGGCTTACTCAGTCCAACATCTCGAAGCACCTACGCCTCCTACGCGAGGGCAACTTCGTCTATGAGGTCCCCGAGGGCAAAGCCCGCCGGTATCGCGTCAACCCGCAGGCACTAGAACCGCTCGAGGACTGGCTCGCCCCGTACCGGCGTAAGTGGACTGGCGCGATCGACGCGCTCGCGGGTCACCTCGACAAGAATCCGACCAAGGAGAAGTAA